TTCCGCAAGCTTTAGAGTATTTTAATAAAGTAGATGAAAACGCTTTAACGTATGAGCAAACAGAAAAATTTACCTTCCAAAAAGGATATGCATACTTTACGGCAGGAGACAAAAAAGAAGCGGCTAGTTATTTCAACAAAGTGATTAATTCAAAGGAATATGGAGTGCAAGCCAATTATTACTTAGGTTTTATGGCTTATGAAGGGGATAATTATAAAGAAGCTAACAAGTATTTCAAACAAGTAGAAACCGAGGAAAAATACTCAGAGAAATTATCATATTTCAAAGCAGATATGGCATTCAAATCGGGTGATTTCCAAAAAGCTATTGATGCTGGAGTTTCGGCTATGCCTAAATCAAATGCTTCTGAAAAATCAGAATTGAATAAAATCATCGGAGAAAGCTACTTCAATTTGCAACAATACGATAAAGCATTGCCTTATCTAAAAGAATACAAAGGCAAAAAAGGAAAATGGAGTAACACCGATTTTTATCAATTAGGGTACACTTATTACCAGCAAAAAGACTACGAAAATGCTATTGCACAGTTTAATAAAATCATTGATGGTAAAGACTCGGTAGCGCAAAACGCTTATTATCATTTGGGAGAATGTTATTTCAAAACCGATAAAAAACAACAAGCCTTAAACGCTTTTAAAAGTGCTTCTGAAATGGATTTTGATTTAAAAATTCAAGAAGATGCTAATTTAAATTATGCAAAATTGAGTTACGAAATAGGAAACTCGTATCAATCGGTTCCTGATGTTTTGTCTGCGTTTTTAGCTAAATATCCAAATTCGTCAAGCAAAAATGAAATCGAAGGATTGCTGATTAATTCGTACATCACTTCAAAAAATTATAAAGCAGCTTTGACTTTATTGGAAAAAAATAACACTCCTGAAAACAGAGAAGCGTACCAAAAAGTATTGTTCTACAGAGGAATCGAATTGTTTACTGATGGTACTTATGCAGAGGCATTGAGCATGTTTAAGAAATCTATCGCCAATCAAAAAAATGCAAAAATCACGGCTCGTGCTACTTTTTGGAAAGGAGAAACCGAGTATGTTTTAGATAATTTTAATGATGCATTAGTAAGCTTCAAACAATTTGCAGATTCGGCGGAAGCCAAAACAACTCCTGAATATAAGAATATCAATTACAATATTGCGTATGCCTATTTCAAACAAAAAGAGTATGACCAAGCAGGTAATTATTTCCAAAGTTTTGTAGATGGGAATAAAGATGACAAAGTACGTTTAAACGATGCTTACTTAAGACTTGGAGATAGCCGATTTGTTTCTTCTAAATATTGGCCAGCAATGGATGCTTACAATAAAGCGATAGAAATGAAAGGGATTGATGCCGATTATGCCGCCTTTCAAAAAGCATTAAGCTATGGTTTTGTTAGCAAAAACGATAAGAAAATAGAGGATTTCAATTCGTTTCTTGCAAAATTCAAAACCTCACAATATCGAGATGATGCATTATTCGAGTTAGGAAATACTTATGTTACCGAAAACAAAACAGATTTAGCCATTAAAACGTATGACCAATTATTAAGCGAATTTAAAAATGGTTCATTTGCTTCAAAAGCGATTTTACGTCAAGGGTTAGTGTATTATAATTCCCAAAAAGATGAATTGGCTATTGCCAAATTTAAAAAGGTAGCTTCCGATTACCCTAGAACTCCAGAAGCTTTGGAAGCGGTTTCAACAGCTCGTTTGATTTACATGGATAATGGAAAAGTAAATGAATATGCTGCTTGGGTTAAAACATTAGATTTTGTAGAAGTTTCAGATGCTGATTTAGATAATGATACATATGAATCAGCTGAAAAACAATATTTGCAAAACAATACCAAGCAAGCCATAACTAGTTTGACAAGCTATGTTTCTCAGTTTCCCAACGGAATTCACGCTTTGAAAGCTAATTTCTATTTAGCACAATCTTTATTTGCTGATGGAAAAGAAGTAACTGCTATTCCCAATTATGAATTTGTTATCAGTAAACCAAGAAACGAATTCACAGAGCAGTCTTTAGCACGTTTAGCAGAAATTCATTTGAAAAAAGACGATTATACCAAAGCCGTTCCAGTATTACAACGTTTAGAAACAGAAGCTGATTTTCCTCAAAACGTAACTTTTGCTCAAGCCAATTTGATGAGAGCGTATTATGATCAAAAGGATTATCCTAATGCAGTGGTTTATGCTGATAAGGTATTAGCAAACCCAAAAACTGACAACAAAATAAAAAGTGATGCTCAAATTATCGTGGCTCGTTCTGCTATTAAGGCTAATGATGAACCCAAAGCAAGAACAGCTTACGCTAAATTGTTAACCATAGCTAAAGGTGAAGTAGCGGCAGAAGCTTTATATTATGATGCTTATTTCAAAAACAAAGATGGCAAATTTGAAGATTCGAATAAAACAGTTCAAAAATTAGCTAAAGATTATTCGGGGTATAAATATTTTGGTGCCAAAGGGTTGATTGTTATGGCTAATAATTATTACCAAATGAAAGACAATTTTAGTGCTACTTCCATTTTAGACAGTGTAATTAAAAACTTCAAAGAATTTGATGATGTAATTGCAGAAGCACAAGCGCAACTCAAAATAATAAAAGGTGAAGCAGCCAAAACGAATTCATCATTAACTGAATAAGCCCAAATAAATGAAATTTATGAAAATCAATTTTCAACATAAAATAACAATAATAGCTTTTCTTTTTGCAATCCAATTTTCATTTGCACAAAAGAAAGACGACAATATCGGAACCGAAGTGGTGAATGTGGTAAAACCCTACACGCCAACTATTTCAGATGCTTTTAAAGTTAAGGAAACTCCAACGTTGGACGATGATGACACTTCGAAGAAAGAGAATATAAAATATAATATTTTTTCCTTTCCAGTAGCGTCTACATTTACACCTTCAAAAGGAAAAGCAGCTAATGTTGACAAAAGTGCCGAAGAAAAAATATTCAGCAACTATTTAACTTTAGGAGCAGGAAATTTTGGAACCATTAGTGCTGAGCTTTTCATTACGCAAAGTATTAGTAATACGGATTATTTTGGTGGAATGTTACGTCACAATTCTTCACAAGGAGGAATAAAAGACTTGCCGTTAGATGATAAATTCTTCAATACAGCCTTAGATTTAACTTACGGGAGTAGAACTAAAGCCATGAGTTGGAATGCTGATCTAGGCTACCAACACCAAGTATATAATTGGTATGGAATTCACCCCGGACTTTTTACTGACGCCACCATTGCAACAATCAACGAACAACAAACGTATCATACATTGTATGTTGGAGGAAGATTAGGCTTAAGTGATAGTTTTCTTAAAGAAAGTACTTTGAAATTCAGTCGGTTTTGGGATGCATTTGGCTCAGCCGAAAATCGATTTGTTGCCAAACCATCTTTAGAATTTGATATTGTAGAACAAAAAATTAAAGCCGATTTTGTGTTGGATTATATCAATGGTTC
The window above is part of the Flavobacterium sp. N1994 genome. Proteins encoded here:
- a CDS encoding tetratricopeptide repeat protein, producing MRKFLMLFFLLSIAGINQVSAQQSAIYTSNLSEFDNAISLFKDKQYQSAQILFEKVKHENNNQDVQADCAYYVGICAIHLNQNNADELIEKFISDYPTSSKQNQAYIEVAQYYFEQGKFPQALEYFNKVDENALTYEQTEKFTFQKGYAYFTAGDKKEAASYFNKVINSKEYGVQANYYLGFMAYEGDNYKEANKYFKQVETEEKYSEKLSYFKADMAFKSGDFQKAIDAGVSAMPKSNASEKSELNKIIGESYFNLQQYDKALPYLKEYKGKKGKWSNTDFYQLGYTYYQQKDYENAIAQFNKIIDGKDSVAQNAYYHLGECYFKTDKKQQALNAFKSASEMDFDLKIQEDANLNYAKLSYEIGNSYQSVPDVLSAFLAKYPNSSSKNEIEGLLINSYITSKNYKAALTLLEKNNTPENREAYQKVLFYRGIELFTDGTYAEALSMFKKSIANQKNAKITARATFWKGETEYVLDNFNDALVSFKQFADSAEAKTTPEYKNINYNIAYAYFKQKEYDQAGNYFQSFVDGNKDDKVRLNDAYLRLGDSRFVSSKYWPAMDAYNKAIEMKGIDADYAAFQKALSYGFVSKNDKKIEDFNSFLAKFKTSQYRDDALFELGNTYVTENKTDLAIKTYDQLLSEFKNGSFASKAILRQGLVYYNSQKDELAIAKFKKVASDYPRTPEALEAVSTARLIYMDNGKVNEYAAWVKTLDFVEVSDADLDNDTYESAEKQYLQNNTKQAITSLTSYVSQFPNGIHALKANFYLAQSLFADGKEVTAIPNYEFVISKPRNEFTEQSLARLAEIHLKKDDYTKAVPVLQRLETEADFPQNVTFAQANLMRAYYDQKDYPNAVVYADKVLANPKTDNKIKSDAQIIVARSAIKANDEPKARTAYAKLLTIAKGEVAAEALYYDAYFKNKDGKFEDSNKTVQKLAKDYSGYKYFGAKGLIVMANNYYQMKDNFSATSILDSVIKNFKEFDDVIAEAQAQLKIIKGEAAKTNSSLTE